The segment CCGAGAGATTTCTCGATCTGATTGGCACTATTCCGGTTCTGCAAAATGTCCCGCAAAATCTTCTGCAGCAGCTTGCGCCTGGCATGCTGAACATTTATGCCGACGGCGAAATCATTCTTCAGGAAGGTCAGCCGGCGGACCGTCTGATCGTTATTTTAAATGGCACGGTTGAAATTGTGCGCGGCGGGGTTTTTCTCGTTTCACGCACGGCCAACGAGATCATCGGCGAGCAGGGTGTGGTCGACGACACCGTCTACAGCGCCACGGCCTTGGCCGTCGGAAAAGTCGAAGCGCTCGCCATTCCGGCGGAGTTGGCAAGAAAGTTTCTGATGGATTACCGCTTCACTCTCAATCTGATCAAAATTCTTTCAGCGAAATTGCGTGAGGCCACCAGCGACGAGGCGGTGCGACTGGCGCAGGAACAAAAAATGTTCGCCGCTTTCCGCAGCCACGTTCATCCCCGCGTGCTCGACGAGCTGCTCGCCAAAGGCATCGAAGCTTACGGCGCGCCGCGCTATCTCGATTGTGCCATTCTTTTTGCCGACATTCGCTCCTACACCTCCCTCTCGCTCGAAGCCACGCCGGAACAAATCGTCAACGAATTGAGCCGCTATCTCGACGGCATGATCGAAATCATTCATGCGCACGACGGCATGATCGACAAATTTATCGGTGACAACGTCATGGCGGTTTGGGGCTTTTCGCAATCGGAAAATAATTTTGCGGTCAAGGCGTTGGATTGCGCCGTCGCCATGTGGCAAGCCGCGCAAAATTACTCGTTTCGCGGCCGGCCGATTCAAATCGGCATCGGCTTGAATTGCGGCACGGTTTTCTGTGGCAACGTCGGCAACGACCGCAAAAGGCAATTCACGGTTTTGGGGCATCCCGTCAATCTGGCCTCGCGTTTTGAATCATTGACCAAAGAGCTGAACGCGCCCATCATCGTCGGCGAAAGTTTTTATGACCGCCTTCCGCCCTCGCGCCGCGGGCAATTTCGGGAATTTCGCAATGTCAAGGTGCGCGGATTGGATGCGGTCACTTGCTATGGGTATATTGCTTAAAGCCCGTCCTTGACGAGCAGAAATGAACAAGCGAAACGCCAGCCCGGCACATTGTTGGCGCCTCATCTCTTGTGCTAAAAATTCAGCACTTTTCTCTTGACATTTTCATTTCAATGTGCCATGTTTTCAGCACGTTGCTAATTTTTTGGCATTTTCATGCAACCTTTTTGACGAAATCTGCATCCCTGGAAAGGACGGCATAATGGCCAAAGCCCCCCACATACATTTGAGCCGACGCGAGCGCCAGATCATGGACGTGATTTACCAGCTTGGCGAGGCGACGGCGATGGCAGTCATGGAAAGATTGCCCGACCCGCCCAGCTATTCGGCGGTGCGGGCGATGCTGAGATTATTGGAGGAAAAAGGGCATTTGCAACACGAACAAGACGGCCCGCGCTACCTCTACAAACCGACGCTCGCCCACGAAAAGGCGCGGCGTTCCGCGCTGAAACATTTGGTCGAAACGTTTTTTGAAGGCTCGACCGAGCAAGCCGTTGCGGCCCTCTTGGATTTGTCAAAATCCAAGCTTTCCGACGACGAGCTGGATCGGCTCGCGGAGCTGATCGAACAAGCGAAAAAAGAAGGGCGATAGCCATGAACGAATTTTTCGACGCGGCGGCGACACGCCGGTGCGGATGGTCAGCGATGCGGCTGAGCACGTCTTAGAGATAGGCAAACGGTT is part of the candidate division KSB1 bacterium genome and harbors:
- a CDS encoding cyclic nucleotide-binding domain-containing protein, with translation ERFLDLIGTIPVLQNVPQNLLQQLAPGMLNIYADGEIILQEGQPADRLIVILNGTVEIVRGGVFLVSRTANEIIGEQGVVDDTVYSATALAVGKVEALAIPAELARKFLMDYRFTLNLIKILSAKLREATSDEAVRLAQEQKMFAAFRSHVHPRVLDELLAKGIEAYGAPRYLDCAILFADIRSYTSLSLEATPEQIVNELSRYLDGMIEIIHAHDGMIDKFIGDNVMAVWGFSQSENNFAVKALDCAVAMWQAAQNYSFRGRPIQIGIGLNCGTVFCGNVGNDRKRQFTVLGHPVNLASRFESLTKELNAPIIVGESFYDRLPPSRRGQFREFRNVKVRGLDAVTCYGYIA
- a CDS encoding BlaI/MecI/CopY family transcriptional regulator — translated: MAKAPHIHLSRRERQIMDVIYQLGEATAMAVMERLPDPPSYSAVRAMLRLLEEKGHLQHEQDGPRYLYKPTLAHEKARRSALKHLVETFFEGSTEQAVAALLDLSKSKLSDDELDRLAELIEQAKKEGR